TCGTGGAAGTGGTGGCCAAGGGCAGCCTGTCGGCCGCCGCACGCGCGGAAGGCATCGCGCCGGCCATGATAGGCCGCCGCCTCGATGCGCTGGAGCAGCGCCTGGGCGTCAAATTGCTGCAACGTACGACGCGCAAGCTGGCGCTCACGAATGAAGGCGCCGCCTTCCTGGAAGATTGCCAGCGCATCCTGGGCGAGCTGGAAGAAGCGGAAGCGGCCGTGGCCGAGCGCAGCGTCAAAGCCAGCGGCCATCTGCTCATTTCCGCGCCGGCCGGCTTCGGACGCCAGCACGTGGCGCCTTTGATTCCCTCGTTTGTCGCCGAGCACCGCGACGTGACGGTGTCGCTGAATCTGAACGACCGCCTCGTCGACCTGATCGGCGAAGGCATCGACGTGGCCATCCGCATCGCCAGCCTGTCCGATTCCTCGCTCGTGAGCACCAAGCTGGCCGACAACCAGCGCGTGCTCGTCGGCTCGCCCGCCTATCTGAAACGGGCGGGCACGCCGCGCATCCCGGCCGACCTGGCCAAGCACAATTGCCTGGCGATCAGCAGCGAAGGCAGCCAGCGGGGCTGGACCTTCCGCGAAAACGGCAAGAATGTGATTCTGAAAGTAGCAGGCAATATGGTGTGCAACGATGGCGAAGTACTGCACGACTGGGCCCTGGCAGGCAAGGGTCTGGCGTGGCGCTCGATGTGGGAAGTGGGCGCGGAGATCGAATCGGGCCAGCTGGTGACGGTGCTGGACCAGTTCGCCGCGCCGGGCAACGACATTTATGCCGTCTTCGCCCAGCGCCGCCACTTGCCGCTGCGCATACGGGCATTTGTGGATTTTTTGCGGCATGCATATTCCCAACCCGACTACTGGCGCGAGCGCGCCATTTGAGGATGCCGGACCCAAGCTGCTGCGCGACGGTTTTGCCCCCGTCGTGACGCATGAGGGAACAACTTCAGCCCCCTGATCGTGCGTAGGTCGGCCAAGGTCGGCGTAGGTCGGCTTAGCGCAGCGTAAGCCGACACCGCCAGCCCATGCACCTCGCCAGCACCGCCATTGTCGGCTTACGCGCAAGCGCTAAGCCGACCTACCAGCTACCGGCCTGCCCGGCGAGGCATGCCGGCCAAAAATCACTGGGGTTCGCAATGGCTTGATTGCGCACCGCGACGTACCAGACGCAGGCCGGCATGGGTCAGCGTAGGTCGACGCAAGTCGGCGTAGGTCGGCTTAGCGCAGCGTAAGCCGACACCGCCAGCCCATGCACCTCGCCAGCACCGCCATTGTCGGCTTACGCGCAAGCGCTAAGCCGACCTACCAGCTACCCGCCTGCCCGGCGAGGCATGCCGGCCAAAAATCAGAGGTATTCGCACGGCTTGATTGCGCACCGCGACGTGCGAGACGCAGGCCGGCATGGGTCAGCGTAGGTCGACGTAGGTCGACGCAAGTCGGCGTAGGTCGGCTTAGCGCAGCGTAAGCCGACACCCCAGCTCATGCACCTCCCCAGCACCGCCATTGTCGGCTTACGCGCAAGCGCTAAGCCGACCTACCAGCTACCCGCCTGCCCGGCGAGGCAGGCCGGCCAAAAATCACTGGGGTTCGCAATGGCTTGATTGCGAACCGCGACGTGCGAGACGCAGGTCGGCATCGGTCAGCGTAGGTCGACGCAAGTCGGCGTAGGTCGGCTTAGCGCAGCGTAAGCCGACACCCCAGCTCATGCACCTCCCCAGCACCGCCATTGTCGGCTTACGCGCAAGCGCTAAGCCGACCTACACGGCGACGCAAGCACGCCAAAAGAGCGCGCAGCCCACGAAAAACCCATACCTCACGGAAATTCAGGCGAAAAAAAATCCTCGGAGACCGAGGATTTCTTTATTTCGTTTGATCCAGCGTATTAGATTGGCTGAATGTTCGAAGCTTGCTTGCCTTTAGGGCCAGCGGTCACTTCAAAAGAAACGCGTTGGTTCTCTTGCAGGGACTTGAAGCCGTTCGACTGGATAGCCGAGAAGTGAGCGAACAGATCTTCGCCGCCTTCGTCAGGGGTAATAAAGCCGAAACCCTTCGAATCATTGAACCATTTTACGATGCCAGTTGCCATTACAATTTCCTATTTCAGTTAAGTTGGGCTTGCGCCCGTTATATCGTTTGAAGCAAGAAAGAAATGACAGACAAACTGCACTACTACCTCGAATCCAACGATGCCCAATTATACCAACAAAACTGAGAAAAACCATTCTTTCGCAAAATAAACTTGCGAACACTACTTTAATAGCCAAATCCCCGTCTTGCGGCGCCCTTTACCAGCGGCATGGAGACACTATATCCTAATCTTCGACGCGGGTGCTTTGCGTTGCATCAAATGAATCATTGCAACCACATCTCTGTAGTGCTGTCTCTCACGCGGTGAAATGGGTGGCGGCCGCATCACGTCCGGCCCAGTCCAGTAGCGCCGTCACTTGCGCCCGCAAGGCGGGCCATTCCGCCACCGCTTGCGCTGGGGTATTGAGCATGGCGCGCACCAGCTGTTCGATGCGCCGGCATTCCTGGCCCAGCGCGGCAAAGCCGAAGGTGGCGGCCGAGCCGGCCACCGCGTGCAGCGCGCGGTGCAGCTCCGTCAACGGTTCCAGACGGGCGCCTTCGCTGTCGCAGCGGCCGCTTGCCTGCGCAATCGCCTGCATCAGGGCCGGCACGCTGGCCGCATACTTTTCGTTCAATGCACGCAAACGCGTGCGGAAATCCGGATCGATCAAGGTTGCCATCGCAATACTCGCCTGAATGACTTACTTGGTGCCGAAGATACGGTCGCCGGCGTCGCCCAGGCCCGGCACGATGTAGGCGTGGTCATCCAGGTGCGAGTCGAGCGCGGCGCAGAACATCTTGACGTTCGGGTGCGCGTTCTGGAACACGGTCACGCCTTCCGGTGCGGCCACCAGGGCCAGGAAGATGATCTGCTCGTCCGTCACGCCCCGTTTTTTCAGCACATCGACGGCATACACGGCCGAATTACCGGTCGCCACCATCGGGTCGCACAGGATGAAAGTACGCTCGTTCAGGTCCGGCAGGCGCACCAGGTATTCCACGGGCATGTGCGTGGCCGGGTCGCGGTACACGCCGATATGGCCCACGCGCGCCGACGGCACCAGGTTCAGCAAGCCATCGCTCATGCCGATGCCTGCGCGCAGGATGGGCACGATGGCCAGTTTCTTACCGGCAATGACGGGCGCATCGATGGTCACCAGCGGGGTCTTGATTTCGCGCGTGGTCAGCGGCAGATCGCGCGTGATTTCATAGCCCATCAGCAAAGTGATTTCCTTGAGCAATTCGCGAAAGGTGCGCGTCGACGTGTCGTGCTCGCGCATGTGGCTCAGTTTGTGCTGGATCAACGGGTGATCGGTAATGAACAAATTCGGGAAGCGTGGATCTTGTTTCATATTGTTTTTCTTTCTCTACTCTCTGGCGCGGCGGCAAGCATGCACCGCAAGCGCGCTGTGTGTCGATAAAATCATGGATTGCAGCATTATCCCAGTCCGCAGCCCGCCTGTGGCCGGAATTTTCGAAATATTCGGATTTATTGAAATCAATACTCGCGCAGCGCGCGCGCCAGGATGGCCGCGCAATCGGTGCCCGCCGGCAAGCGGCCATACGCCCCGCCCGGCGCCTGCACCAGCCGCGACTGCAGGAAGGCTTGCGCGACGAACGGCGGCGCATGGCGCAGCAGCAAGGCCGCCTGCACGGCCAGCACGATGCGTTCGGACAATTGCCTGGCGCCAAACTCGTCCGTCTGCGGCCCGTCCAGGTCGGCCAGCAGGCGCGCGCGGCAGGCCACAAAGGAAGCGTCATCATCGCCGGCCAGCGCCAGCTCGGCCGCCAGGGCGTCGCGCGCGGCAGGCGACTTGCCGAAGGCGCGCAAGACATCGAGGCACATGACGTTGCCCGAGCCTTCCCAGATCGAGTTGACGGGCAGTTCGCGGTACAGGCGCGCCAGCGGCGCCTCTTCCACATAGCCCGTGCCGCCCAGCACTTCCATGGCTTCCGCGCCGAAGCCGGGCCCCCGTTTGCAGATCCAGTACTTGCCGGCCGGCGTGAGCACGCGCGCCAGCATCGCCTGCCCTGCATCGTCCTTTTCATCGAAACAGCGGGCCAGGCGCAACGCAAACGCCGTGGCCGCTTCCGACTCGAGCGCGAGGTCGGCCAGCACGTTTTGCATCAGCGGCTGCTCGGCCAGCGGCTTGCCGAACACGGCCCGTTGGCGCGCATGGTGCAGCGCCTGCGTCAAGGCGGCGCGCATGATGCCGGTGCTGCCCAGCACGCAATCGAGGCGCGTATGGCTGGCCATCTCCAGGATGGTGGGAATGCCGCGCCCCGGCTGCCCCACGAGCCAGCCGTAGGCATTGGTGAACTCCACCTCCGACGAGGCGTTCGAGCGGTTGCCCAGTTTGTCTTTCAGGCGCTGCACGCGGATGGCGTTGCGGCTGCCGTCGGGCAGGTAGCGGGGCAAAAAGAAACACGACAGTCCGCCCTCGTCCGCCTGCGCCAGGATCAGATGCGCGTCGCACTGGGGCGCCGAGAAAAACCATTTGTGGCCGACGATGCGCCAGGCGCCGCCTGCCTCTGCACCGAACAGCGCTTGCGCCTCGTCCGGCGGCACGGGCACGGCGCGCGTGGTATTGCTGCGCACGTCCGAGCCGCCCTGTTTTTCCGTCATGCCCATGCCGACCAGGGCGCCCCGTTTTTGTTCCACGGGCAAGGAGCGGGGATCGTATTCGCGCGACAGGATTTTCGGCAGCCAGCGTTGCGCGATCTGCGGCAGATCCTGCGCCTGGCGCAGGGCCGGCACCGAGGCATACGTCATCGTCACGGGACACTGCGTGCCGTTTTCCACTTGCCCCACTAATAGATAGGCGGCCGCGCGCGCTACCTGGGCGCCGGGGCCGGGCGAGGCCCAGGGCGACGCGTGCGCGCCGGCGCCCACGAGGATGGCCATCAGTTCATGCCAGGCCGGATGGAACAGCACTTCGTCGATGCGCCGGCCGGACCGGTCGAACTGCTGCAGTTCGGGCGTGTGGATATTGGCCAGACGCGCCAGCGCGTACGTCTCGGCCCGGCCCAGCTTGTCGCCCAGCGCGTCGAGCTCCTGCAGCGCCGCGCCGCCGCCTTCACGCAGCAGCGCTTCGATCAGCGCCGGGTCGCAGGCGAACAGGTTGACGTTTTCAAACGGCGTGGCCTGGTTGAAAACTTCATGCGTATCAAAAGCATTCATGGGGGTCTCCCGCGATTTGTTATCATGGCGCCCTTGTCTGCCGCGGGCGCGCCGTCAACACCGTCTGCCAGCCAGACTAGCGCAAAGCGCAAGGCGGGGCAAGCGCGCCAGGGGAAGCAAGCGCAGATAAATGTTTCCACGTGGAATGAAAATACCCATGTGTGTCGCGCGGCATGATTTTTTTCATGGAAGGCAGGAATATTTACAAAACCTGAAGCAATGTTGCTTTATTTCATGTAATCGAATGCTTTTCAATGATACATTTCGTGTGGATCGCGTTCCGATAGCCGCCCTTCCGGCCCCTATGGCGCGCGTCACGCACGATGCACTGTTTCCGTTGGCGCCCTGCCCTGCAGCGAGCGCCGGCACTGATAATAAAAAGGTAAAAGCCAGCACGATGTTTTCCAGTACCCCATCCGCCGCCCACCGCGAGGCCCGCCACGAGTTGGACAACCTCATGGAAGAGGCAGGCGACGTCGTGTTCCGGCTCGATACGGACGGCCTGATCCTGTTCGCCAGCAAGCGCGCGGCCACCCTGTTCGGCGCGCCCTCGGGCCTGTCCGGCCATTTGCTGCTGCCGCTGGCCACCGAAGCGTCGCGCGCGGCGCTGCAGGCGGCGCTGGAAGACGCGCTGGAAGAGCCGGGCCGCCTGGAAGTGCGCCTGCAAGCGCCGGACCAGGAAATCTGGTTCGAGCTGCGCCTGTCGTCTTATATGAACGCGGCCGGCGTGGCCGAATTGCTGGTGGTCGGGCGCGACACGTCGGCCCAGCACAACACGGAAGAACGGCTGCGCCACATGGCAACGCACGATGCGCTCACGGGTCTGCCGAACCGCCTGCTGCTGTCGGACCGCATCCGCATGGTGATCGCCCAGGCCGCCCGTTCGGGCCAGGGCTTTTCCGTCGCCACCATCGGCCTCGATGGTTTTAAAAAGGTCAACGATGGCCTGGGCCACCCCGTCGGCGACGCCGTACTGCGCCTGGCCGCCGCGCGCCTGCGCAAGACCCTGCGCGACAGCGACACCCTGGCGCGCGTGGGCGGCGACGAATTCGTCGCCGTGCTGCCTGGCAGCGCCACCGACGCCCAGATCAAGCTGGTGACGGGCCGCCTGCTGGCCACCCTGCAGGCGCCGTTCGAAGTCGATGGCCACACGATCTACGTGGGCGCCTCCGTCGGCGTATCGATCTATCCGCTGCACGCGGAGGATGAAGTGCGCCTGGTGGCGCTGGCCGATGCGGCCATGTCGCGCGCCAAGGAAACGGGCAAGGCCCGCTGCCTGGTCTACAGCCCGCGCCTGAACGGCCCGTCGGAACACGATATTTCGTTGGAAGCGGCCATGTTCCACGCCGTGCGCGAAGGCGAATTCCTGCTGTTTTACCAGCCCATCGTCGACGCGCACACGCGCCAGATCCAGGGCTTCGAAACCCTGATGCGCTGGAAGCATCCGACACTGGGCCTGGTGCCGCCCGTGCGCTTCATCCCGATTGCGGAAGCCAATGGCCTGATCAACCTGCTCGGCGCCTGGGCGTTGAAGGCGGCCTGCGTGCAGCTCAAGCAGTTCCAGGAAGTGGCCAAACGGCCGTTGTACATCTCCGTCAACATCAGCCCGCGCCAGTTCCGCAACGATAAATTCCTCGACGTGCTCGATGAAGCCATCGCGTTTTCGGGACTCTCCGGCGAACACCTGGTGCTGGAAATCACGGAAGGCACGCTGATGATCGACCCCGTGCATGCGGAAACCATCCTCGTCAAGATGACGGAGCGCCGCGCGCGCATCGCCATCGACGATTTCGGCACCGGCTACTCCTCGCTCGCGTATCTGAAGCGCTTCCCCATTTCCGTGCTGAAGATCGACCGCACCTTCATCAAGGACTTGCCCGAATCGAGCAAGGATGCGGCCATCTGCAACACCATTCTCGACCTGGCCAAGCATTTGAATTTGTCCGTCGTGGCCGAGGGCGTGGAAACCGAGGAGCAGATGCACTTCATCGAGTCGCGCGGCTGCCAGTACGTGCAAGGCTACCTGACGGGCAAGCCGATGCCGGCCCATGCCGCGCTATCGGCCTTGAGCGACAAAACCTATGCGGCGCTGGTGCCTGCGCCGTCTGCCAATGAACCGCGCGGAGGGGTGCAATGAATCCAGGTCATTTCACGGTACCGACACAGCTCGGCAAAAACACCCTGGACCTGCTGTGGGCGCGCACGCGACAGCAAGGCGACATGCCCGGCTTCGCGAAAGCCATCAGCGCCATCCTGGGCGCCATGCGCGGCGAGGATGACCACGAATTCGACATCACGCAAACGGTGCTGTCCGACCCTGTCCTCACGCACAAGGTGCTCAGGCTGGCCAACAGCGGCATGTATTCGGCCTTCGGCCAGCGCGTCAACACGGTCTCGAAGGCCGTGCTGGTGCTCGGCATCGACGCCATCGGCCACCTGGCGCTGGGCCTGAAGCTGATCGAGGAGCTGTCGCAGGCGTCGCCCGATTCCGTCAGCGCCCACGTGGAAATGGAAAAAGCCGTGCTGGCCGGGATGGTGGCGCAGCAGGTGGCCACCAGCGCCGGCAGCCTGCAGGCGGAGCAAGCCGTCGTCTGCTCCATGCTGCACACCCTGGGCCGCATGATGGTGACGTTCTACATGACGGATTTCTGGGCGCGCATGCAGGCGCATGCGGGTCCCGGCAACGAAGCTGCCGCCGCGCGCGAAATCCTCGGCCTGTCGCTGCCCGAAGTGGGCTATGCCACGGCCGCCCACTGGGGCTTGCCGCAGCACCTGATCAACGGCATGCGTCCGATGGACCCGTCGCCGGACAACTCCCCCGTCAGCGGCGCCGACTGGATGGCGGGCCTGTCGACGATGGCGGCGCGCTGCGCCGACTCGCTGTGGCATGACGATGCGGCCGGCGCGGCGCAGGTGCATGCGCTGATCGACGATTATGCGGGCACCCTGGGCATCACCGCGACCGACCTGGTGGTGGCGGTGGACAAGGCCAAGGCGATGGCGGCGGCCGACCTGTCGATCGCACCGCTGTCGAAACCGGCCGAACGGCGCGCGCGCCAGCTGGCCTCGACGCGCATGCGCGCCGAAGGCAATCGCGTGTTGATCGGCGGCCTGGCCGACCTGCGCGGCGCCATCGGCAGCGCCAGCCCGGGACAGATGGTCTCGATGGCACTCGAAACGCTGCACCAGGGCTTCGATTTTTCGCGCTCGGTGGCGTTCGTGCGCAACCACAGGGACCATTTGTATTCGGCGCGCATCAGCTTGGGCGAAGGCATGGCGGACCTGCAGGATTTGATGGTGTTTGGCGACGCGTATGAGCCGAACGTCTTCCATGCGGCCCTCAATAGCGACCGCGTGATCTTCATCGACAACGCGCGCGACCCGAAATTCGCCGCCAAGCTGCCGCAATGGTGGAAGACGACCCTGTCGGAAGCGCGCAGCTTCGTCGTGCTGCCGCTGTCGGCCAACGGCCACCCCACGGGATTTTTATATGGCGACTGGGACGACAGCTTCCCGCCGATCCAATTGAATCAGACGGAATTCAACCTGATCAACGATATCCGGGCGTTGCTGGTGCAGTCGGTGGAGATGCGCCATCAATTGGAACTGGTGGCGAACAAGGTAGCATGAGAACACCTGACCAAACCTACTGCGCGTCGGTATAGGCGGCCTGCGATGCTCACCGTACCAGAGTACGGTTGCGCTTCTCAGCCACCTCTCCCTTCCGCTCGCTACGGTTTTGTCAGGTGTCGCAAGCGTCGTTGTTAAACGAGAAAACGACCATCCAGGTCGTAGGTCGGATCAGGGCCGCAGGCCCGTCATCCGACAACATTCAACTTACTTCAGCTTCGGCGTATTCACGCTGACATCGCCGCATTGCGCGCGGTGCATCAGGGCGTGGTCAATCAGCACCAGCGCCAGCATGGCTTCAGCGATCGGCGTGGCGCGGATGCCCACGCAGGGGTCGTGGCGGCCGAACGTTTCCACCATCACGGGATTGCCCTCTTTATCGATCGAGCGGCGCGGCGTGCGGATCGACGACGTCGGCTTGATGGCGATCGACACGCTGATGTCCTGCCCCGTCGAAATGCCGCCCAGCACGCCGCCCGCGTTATTGCCGATAAAGCCTTCCGGCGTCAGTTCGTCGCCGTGCTCGGAACCCTTTTGCGCCACCGAATCGAAGCCGGCGCCGATTTCCACGCCCTTGACGGCATTGATGCCCATCATGGCATAGGCGATGTCGGCGTCGAGCTTGTCGTAGATGGGCTGGCCCAGACCGACCGGCACGTTTTGCGCGATCACGTCGATGCGAGCACCGATGGAATCGCCGTCGCGGCGCAGCTGGTCCATCGCCGCTTCCATACGCGCGATCAGATCCGCGTCGCCGCTGGCGGCAAAGAACGGGTTCGCATGCACATGCTCCCACGACTGGAACGGCACGGGAATATCGCCCAGCTGGCTCATGCAGCCCTTGAACGTGGTGCCGTACTGCTGCAGCAGCCATTTCTTGGCGATGGCCGCCGCGCCCACGACGGGTGCCGTCAGGCGCGCCGACGAGCGCCCGCCCCCGCGCGGATCGCGCACGCCGTATTTATGCCAGTAGGTGTAGTCGGCGTGGCCGGGGCGGAAGCTTTCCGCGATATTGCCGTAGTCCTTGCTGCGCTGGTCTTCATTGTGGATCAGCAGCGCGATGGGCGTACCCGTCGTCACGCCCTGGTACACGCCGGAGAGGATTTCCACGGTATCCGATTCCTGGCGCTGCGTCACGTGGCGCGAAGTGCCCGGCTTGCGGCGGTCCAGCTCGGGCTGGATATCGGCTTCCGACAGGATCAAGCCCGGCGGGCAGCCATCGATCACGCAGCCGATGGCCGGACCGTGCGATTCGCCGAAAGTGGTAACAGTAAACAGCTTGCCAAAAGAATTGCCGGACATAGTAGGAAGTGGTGAGGACTGGAAAACTCAATTCTACCAGCCTGCGGGGCATGCCATGCCGCTAATGCCAGGCCACTGCCCGATATTTACCCGCCACCCACCCTCCCGCCGCGCCTTTCGCCCCGCCCCAAACCGCCATTTTAAAATCCCGCGTTATTTTTTCGCATAAAAAATACCAAATAAGCGTCGCAATCATGCAATGCAAGAAATATTGCCCTACAGAATAGACTTAAAAAAACATTTTGCTTATTAAATAGCTATATACTTGGATCAGAGCGCGGCACACAATACTGAACGCCAACCCAGATTTAGGCTGCGCCGAGAGCACGTCACAAAATGCCCAGGGCCAGGCGTCGTTGCCGAAGACAGTACGCAAGTACGGCGAGGCAACGCAACGATAGTTGAGTGCTGTTTTTCGTTGTTCCAGAGTGCATCAGAAATGCCCAGGGCTAGGCGTACTGCCGAAGACAGTACGCGAGTACGGCGAGGCAGTACAACAACGCCATGGACATTTCTGATGTGCTCACGTTCCGTATTGAGTCATCCTGGAGAA
This window of the Janthinobacterium agaricidamnosum genome carries:
- a CDS encoding cold-shock protein: MATGIVKWFNDSKGFGFITPDEGGEDLFAHFSAIQSNGFKSLQENQRVSFEVTAGPKGKQASNIQPI
- a CDS encoding LysR family transcriptional regulator, which codes for MGQFRQISTFVEVVAKGSLSAAARAEGIAPAMIGRRLDALEQRLGVKLLQRTTRKLALTNEGAAFLEDCQRILGELEEAEAAVAERSVKASGHLLISAPAGFGRQHVAPLIPSFVAEHRDVTVSLNLNDRLVDLIGEGIDVAIRIASLSDSSLVSTKLADNQRVLVGSPAYLKRAGTPRIPADLAKHNCLAISSEGSQRGWTFRENGKNVILKVAGNMVCNDGEVLHDWALAGKGLAWRSMWEVGAEIESGQLVTVLDQFAAPGNDIYAVFAQRRHLPLRIRAFVDFLRHAYSQPDYWRERAI
- a CDS encoding HDOD domain-containing protein, with the translated sequence MNPGHFTVPTQLGKNTLDLLWARTRQQGDMPGFAKAISAILGAMRGEDDHEFDITQTVLSDPVLTHKVLRLANSGMYSAFGQRVNTVSKAVLVLGIDAIGHLALGLKLIEELSQASPDSVSAHVEMEKAVLAGMVAQQVATSAGSLQAEQAVVCSMLHTLGRMMVTFYMTDFWARMQAHAGPGNEAAAAREILGLSLPEVGYATAAHWGLPQHLINGMRPMDPSPDNSPVSGADWMAGLSTMAARCADSLWHDDAAGAAQVHALIDDYAGTLGITATDLVVAVDKAKAMAAADLSIAPLSKPAERRARQLASTRMRAEGNRVLIGGLADLRGAIGSASPGQMVSMALETLHQGFDFSRSVAFVRNHRDHLYSARISLGEGMADLQDLMVFGDAYEPNVFHAALNSDRVIFIDNARDPKFAAKLPQWWKTTLSEARSFVVLPLSANGHPTGFLYGDWDDSFPPIQLNQTEFNLINDIRALLVQSVEMRHQLELVANKVA
- the aroC gene encoding chorismate synthase, whose translation is MSGNSFGKLFTVTTFGESHGPAIGCVIDGCPPGLILSEADIQPELDRRKPGTSRHVTQRQESDTVEILSGVYQGVTTGTPIALLIHNEDQRSKDYGNIAESFRPGHADYTYWHKYGVRDPRGGGRSSARLTAPVVGAAAIAKKWLLQQYGTTFKGCMSQLGDIPVPFQSWEHVHANPFFAASGDADLIARMEAAMDQLRRDGDSIGARIDVIAQNVPVGLGQPIYDKLDADIAYAMMGINAVKGVEIGAGFDSVAQKGSEHGDELTPEGFIGNNAGGVLGGISTGQDISVSIAIKPTSSIRTPRRSIDKEGNPVMVETFGRHDPCVGIRATPIAEAMLALVLIDHALMHRAQCGDVSVNTPKLK
- a CDS encoding Hpt domain-containing protein translates to MATLIDPDFRTRLRALNEKYAASVPALMQAIAQASGRCDSEGARLEPLTELHRALHAVAGSAATFGFAALGQECRRIEQLVRAMLNTPAQAVAEWPALRAQVTALLDWAGRDAAATHFTA
- the upp gene encoding uracil phosphoribosyltransferase, whose protein sequence is MKQDPRFPNLFITDHPLIQHKLSHMREHDTSTRTFRELLKEITLLMGYEITRDLPLTTREIKTPLVTIDAPVIAGKKLAIVPILRAGIGMSDGLLNLVPSARVGHIGVYRDPATHMPVEYLVRLPDLNERTFILCDPMVATGNSAVYAVDVLKKRGVTDEQIIFLALVAAPEGVTVFQNAHPNVKMFCAALDSHLDDHAYIVPGLGDAGDRIFGTK
- a CDS encoding putative bifunctional diguanylate cyclase/phosphodiesterase, whose product is MFSSTPSAAHREARHELDNLMEEAGDVVFRLDTDGLILFASKRAATLFGAPSGLSGHLLLPLATEASRAALQAALEDALEEPGRLEVRLQAPDQEIWFELRLSSYMNAAGVAELLVVGRDTSAQHNTEERLRHMATHDALTGLPNRLLLSDRIRMVIAQAARSGQGFSVATIGLDGFKKVNDGLGHPVGDAVLRLAAARLRKTLRDSDTLARVGGDEFVAVLPGSATDAQIKLVTGRLLATLQAPFEVDGHTIYVGASVGVSIYPLHAEDEVRLVALADAAMSRAKETGKARCLVYSPRLNGPSEHDISLEAAMFHAVREGEFLLFYQPIVDAHTRQIQGFETLMRWKHPTLGLVPPVRFIPIAEANGLINLLGAWALKAACVQLKQFQEVAKRPLYISVNISPRQFRNDKFLDVLDEAIAFSGLSGEHLVLEITEGTLMIDPVHAETILVKMTERRARIAIDDFGTGYSSLAYLKRFPISVLKIDRTFIKDLPESSKDAAICNTILDLAKHLNLSVVAEGVETEEQMHFIESRGCQYVQGYLTGKPMPAHAALSALSDKTYAALVPAPSANEPRGGVQ
- a CDS encoding isovaleryl-CoA dehydrogenase — translated: MNAFDTHEVFNQATPFENVNLFACDPALIEALLREGGGAALQELDALGDKLGRAETYALARLANIHTPELQQFDRSGRRIDEVLFHPAWHELMAILVGAGAHASPWASPGPGAQVARAAAYLLVGQVENGTQCPVTMTYASVPALRQAQDLPQIAQRWLPKILSREYDPRSLPVEQKRGALVGMGMTEKQGGSDVRSNTTRAVPVPPDEAQALFGAEAGGAWRIVGHKWFFSAPQCDAHLILAQADEGGLSCFFLPRYLPDGSRNAIRVQRLKDKLGNRSNASSEVEFTNAYGWLVGQPGRGIPTILEMASHTRLDCVLGSTGIMRAALTQALHHARQRAVFGKPLAEQPLMQNVLADLALESEAATAFALRLARCFDEKDDAGQAMLARVLTPAGKYWICKRGPGFGAEAMEVLGGTGYVEEAPLARLYRELPVNSIWEGSGNVMCLDVLRAFGKSPAARDALAAELALAGDDDASFVACRARLLADLDGPQTDEFGARQLSERIVLAVQAALLLRHAPPFVAQAFLQSRLVQAPGGAYGRLPAGTDCAAILARALREY